A region from the Aricia agestis chromosome 12, ilAriAges1.1, whole genome shotgun sequence genome encodes:
- the LOC121732773 gene encoding leucine-rich repeat extensin-like protein 3: protein MEGARVTFVLLVALYAAQGQYYASPYSSPFALAPPSYFAPPLAPPCPCGAPLALAPPPPPIYVSLPPPPPIYITPPALPPMMVEVPLPPPITISPPALPPMCITPPPPPPITVTPPPSPPLCVTPPPLPPITVTPPCPPPMYVNAPLPPPIFLELPPPPPIMIELPPIMVQPPALPPITIQPPALPPIPVQPPASPPITIQPPAPPPMYIQPPAPCPITVQPPCGEPLVVQPPAPCPITVQPPPLPPVLVQPPALPPLCVQPPPLEPFCLQPPPPPPICFAPGAPCDCGCRFPPTALASPIYL from the exons ATGGAGGGCGCACGGGTCACTTTTGTGCTCCTCGTAGcgttatat GCAGCACAAGGCCAGTACTATGCTTCACCATACTCCTCGCCGTTTGCGCTCGCGCCGCCCTCGTACTTCGCCCCGCCACTGGCACCCCCGTGCCCCTGCGGCGCGCCCCTCGCCTTAgctccgccgccgccgcccatCTACGTGTCGCTACCTCCCCCGCCGCCTATATACATCACCCCGCCCGCTCTGCCGCCCATGATGGTGGAGGTGCCGCTGCCGCCGCCGATCACGATTTCCCCGCCGGCGCTGCCGCCCATGTGCATAAcccccccgccgccgccccccATAACGGTGACCCCGCCGCCCTCGCCACCCCTGTGCGTGACCCCGCCCCCGCTGCCGCCGATCACGGTGACCCCGCCCTGCCCGCCGCCCATGTACGTCAACGCACCGCTCCCGCCCCCCATCTTCCTGGAGCTGCCGCCCCCGCCACCCATCATGATCGAGCTGCCTCCGATCATGGTGCAGCCGCCGGCGCTGCCGCCGATCACGATCCAGCCGCCCGCGCTGCCGCCCATCCCGGTGCAGCCGCCGGCGTCGCCGCCGATCACGATCCAGCCGCCCGCTCCGCCGCCGATGTACATCCAGCCGCCGGCTCCGTGCCCGATCACGGTGCAGCCGCCGTGCGGGGAGCCGCTGGTGGTGCAGCCGCCGGCGCCGTGCCCCATCACGGTGCAGCCGCCGCCGTTGCCGCCGGTGCTGGTGCAGCCGCCCGCGCTGCCGCCGCTATGCGTGCAGCCGCCGCCGCTGGAGCCGTTCTGCCTgcagccgccgccgccgccgcccatCTGCTTCGCGCCCGGCGCGCCCTGCGACTGCGGCTGCCGCTTCCCGCCCACGGCGCTCGCGTCGCCCATTTATTTATAA